From Microtus ochrogaster isolate Prairie Vole_2 unplaced genomic scaffold, MicOch1.0 UNK1, whole genome shotgun sequence:
ATGGCCTCCTGGCAGGATTACCCTCGAGCTCAGATCTTGCCTCTATTCCCTGGAGCAAGAGAGAAACTTAGAGAGCACTGAAGCATAGAACAGTTGGGGAAATTGAGACCCAGGGGAGCAAAGTGACTctggcctcttggctgctgggcAGTGCCAGGTGCCAGGCTGTGGAGTGGACCTGTGGAGATGATGGCCAGGATGTGGGTGCAGAGACTATGGACTCTACAGTTCTGCGCATTCCCCCTCTCCAGTCTTGATaatcacacagccagccatggtcACTGGGCGGGGACAAAGGTCCACAGAGGTGGCCCCATCCCAGCCAGATACTGTTGACTCTCCTTGGCCGCCAGACCTAGCATGGGATTTGGCTTTGGAGGACACggctttccctctcctttctgtccACATTCTCTGAGCCCTTCTTGGGTACGTGGTGTGGTGCTAAGTGCTGGGGACACGGGCATCTGCTGAGCTTCCCCAAGTCGGTGAGTGACCCAGAcagaagaggtggggtgggggggaggacaGGAGGCTCTGCTCCCACACATCGGCCAAGAGCAAATGTCACCGCCTTATCCTGCCCGAAGGTTGCGAGGTCCCAGGAAGTTACCCACGAACTGGGCTCTCAGACCCTCTGGAGCCTCATGGCCACCAGGGACTGGACCTTGTCCATCATGGCGGGAAAGTGTTAGGCGCCATGGAGGGAGCGCTTGGCTCAACTCTGTGTCTCCTCTCCTAGTCGCAGAGGAGAAAGGTGGTTCTGGAACTCGGCTGGAAGTTTGTAGGGAAACATtgtgaaggcaggcaggcaggcacttcATGACCTCtaacctttttttcccctccacatTATAGCTACCAGGCTAAAGTACAGGCAGCTCAGATACAAGCGTGTCCCATTCAACTCTGGGAACGCTGTGCTTGCATTCACAGAAGTTCATTTTTGAAATCTGAAGTGAACATCTAACAAGCAGCTTGTGCTTTTATTCGCTCAGAAACCTCCGAAGCCTGGGCTCAGAGTGCAAATGGCATCTTTCCTTGTCACCCCCTCTCTAGCTCCAGGTAGAGGGCAGAGTTTAGGTCCTGCCACTTGCAGGGCCTCCTTCCCCTGGCCTCCTTTCCCCCTTGGACTCAGCTGTTCACAGTCAAGAAGCATTCCTTGTTTTATTCCTTTCCAGAATCACTCTGGAAAATGTTTGAAACCAGAAGTGCCCTGGGTTGTGCAACGGGGCCTGGAGAGGGCTCTTTTGCAAACAGGGTGATGCAATTTCTGAAAACACACTCGCCGGCCCCATTGTCCCTTGGGATGGAAGCAGGGTCTGGACATTTGGCCACAGGAGGCCTTGGGCAGGCAACGGAGGGTGGGGGCTGCGAGGCACCAGTGAGCATGCAGTCCTTCTAACCAGACCTCCCTTGTTCCCTCTTCAGCCACCACAGGCTCGGCCAAGCCAGCATGGTGGACCACTTGCTTCCAGTGGACGAGACCTTCTCGTCACCAAAATGCTCAGTGGGGTACCTGGGTGATAGGCTGGCCAGCCGGCGACCATACCACATGTTGCCCTCTCCCATCTCTGAGGATGACAGCGatgtctccagcccctgctcttgTGCCAGCCCTGACTCGCAAGCCTTCTGTTCCTGCTACGGCTCAGGTCCAGGCCCTGAGGCCCAGGACAGCATCTTGGATTTCCTCCTGTCTCAGgccacactgggcagtggtggtggcagtggaggTGTCGGAGATAGCAGTGGCCCTGTGACCTTGGGATCATGGAGGAGAGCCTCTGTGCCTGTGAAAGGGGAACATTTCTGCTTCCCCGAATTCCTGTCAGGAGACCCTGATGACGTCTCCAGACCCTTCCAGCCTACCCTGGAGGAGATTgaagaattcttggaagagaaCATGGAGGCTGAGGTCAAGGAGGCcccagagagcagcagcagggacctggaggccTGCAGCCAGCTCTCCGCTGGGTCACACCGGAACCACCTCCATCCAGAGTCTGGTGGGAGAGAGCGCTGTACCCCGCCACCAGGTGGCACCGGTGGGGGTGGTGCCCAAAGTGCTGGTGAGGGGCCAGCACGTGATGGCCCCATGCCCTTGCTGCTGCAGATCCAGCCTGTTGCTGTGAAGCAGGAGGCAGGTTCAGGGCCAGCCTCCCCAGGGCAGGCCCCAGAGAGTGTCAAGGTCGCCCAGCTCCTGGTTAACATCCAGGGGCAGACCTTTGCACTCCTGCCTCAAGTGGTACCATCCTCCAACTTGAACCTGCCCTCCAAGTTTGTGCG
This genomic window contains:
- the Klf15 gene encoding Krueppel-like factor 15, with protein sequence MVDHLLPVDETFSSPKCSVGYLGDRLASRRPYHMLPSPISEDDSDVSSPCSCASPDSQAFCSCYGSGPGPEAQDSILDFLLSQATLGSGGGSGGVGDSSGPVTLGSWRRASVPVKGEHFCFPEFLSGDPDDVSRPFQPTLEEIEEFLEENMEAEVKEAPESSSRDLEACSQLSAGSHRNHLHPESGGRERCTPPPGGTGGGGAQSAGEGPARDGPMPLLLQIQPVAVKQEAGSGPASPGQAPESVKVAQLLVNIQGQTFALLPQVVPSSNLNLPSKFVRIAPVPIAAKPIGSGSLGPGPAGLLVGQKFPKNPAAELLKMHKCTFPGCSKMYTKSSHLKAHLRRHTGEKPFACTWPGCGWRFSRSDELSRHRRSHSGVKPYQCPVCEKKFARSDHLSKHIKVHRFPRSSRAVRAIN